The following proteins are co-located in the Mycolicibacterium goodii genome:
- a CDS encoding guanine deaminase has translation MTAYRGHLIHIGGAPRLPAVAGNLVNEPDGVIMVDDTGRITYSGAFDARPDTGDDVVDLRPAFLLPGFVDTHIHFPQTYCTDSYGGGQLLDWLSRCIFPAEAKLADPVYAQLMAREFCRRRLSVGTTTALVFGSAFPHAQDALFGESIRTGLRTISGRGIQTMGPPSAKPLLTDEATAISLVTEEIVRWHAADTGDPATALVHAAVVPRFALSVTAQTLHALGELYDSVRDRGVYFHTHLNENVDEVAEVRETYGVQTYLDTYDGKFGDGSAQAGKTLLGPRSVLAHAVHCTRDELARMADTETSIAHCPTSQLFLGSGVMPWQATVRSAVNVALGTDVSAGDEWLIPRVLNDCFKVHMSEPGDQRVALHPAELLFTATLAGARALALEDRIGNLDAGKEADFLVVDPHRQELLAETLAQIDEADRDALLFTLLMGMREEAITHVYVKGRRLT, from the coding sequence ATGACGGCCTACCGCGGGCACCTGATTCACATCGGCGGCGCACCGCGTCTGCCCGCCGTTGCCGGGAACCTGGTGAACGAACCCGACGGCGTGATCATGGTCGACGACACCGGGCGGATCACCTACAGTGGCGCCTTCGACGCACGACCCGACACCGGAGACGACGTGGTCGATCTGCGTCCCGCGTTTCTGCTGCCGGGATTCGTCGACACCCACATCCACTTCCCGCAGACCTACTGCACCGACTCCTACGGCGGCGGTCAGCTGCTGGACTGGTTGTCGCGCTGCATCTTTCCCGCCGAAGCCAAACTCGCCGATCCCGTGTACGCGCAGCTGATGGCGCGCGAATTCTGCCGTCGCCGCCTCAGCGTGGGCACCACCACGGCGCTGGTGTTCGGGTCGGCGTTCCCGCACGCGCAGGACGCCCTGTTCGGCGAATCGATCCGGACCGGGCTGCGGACCATCTCGGGCCGGGGCATCCAGACCATGGGCCCTCCGTCGGCCAAACCCTTGCTGACCGACGAGGCCACGGCCATCTCCCTGGTGACCGAAGAGATCGTCCGATGGCACGCCGCCGACACCGGTGATCCCGCGACGGCGCTGGTGCATGCCGCGGTGGTGCCGCGGTTCGCCCTGTCGGTGACGGCGCAGACGCTGCATGCGCTCGGTGAGCTCTACGATTCGGTGCGCGACCGCGGCGTGTACTTCCACACTCACCTCAACGAGAACGTCGACGAAGTGGCGGAGGTCCGCGAAACCTACGGGGTACAAACATATCTGGACACCTACGACGGGAAGTTCGGCGACGGCTCGGCGCAGGCGGGTAAGACGCTGCTGGGCCCGCGCAGTGTGCTGGCGCATGCCGTGCACTGCACACGCGACGAGCTGGCCCGGATGGCCGATACCGAGACCTCGATCGCGCATTGCCCCACCTCGCAACTGTTCCTCGGCAGCGGGGTCATGCCGTGGCAGGCGACCGTGCGCAGCGCGGTGAACGTGGCGCTCGGCACCGATGTGAGCGCGGGTGATGAATGGCTGATCCCCCGTGTGCTCAACGACTGCTTCAAGGTGCACATGTCCGAGCCCGGCGATCAGAGGGTGGCACTGCATCCGGCCGAGCTGCTGTTCACCGCGACGCTCGCCGGCGCGCGGGCCCTCGCACTGGAGGACCGCATCGGGAACCTCGACGCGGGCAAAGAGGCCGACTTCTTGGTGGTCGACCCGCACCGGCAGGAACTCCTCGCCGAAACCCTGGCCCAGATCGACGAAGCCGACCGCGACGCATTGCTGTTCACCCTGCTGATGGGCATGCGCGAAGAGGCGATCACACACGTCTACGTGAAGGGCCGCAGGCTCACCTGA
- the pucL gene encoding factor-independent urate hydroxylase has protein sequence MSDIILGKNQYGKAENRVVRIYRDSPRHEIHDLNVSTCLRGDFSDAHLAGDQSRVLPTDTQKQTAYAYAKQPGITTIEEYGLVLARHFVKDVQPVTGARIEIDEYAWERAVVDGAEHDHTWIRKGQETRTAAVTVDEDGEWIVGGLKDLVLLKSTGSEFAGFLTDEYTVLEPTHDRVMATSLVAQWRFTTTDADWDDIYTGVKARMVEQFAVLQSLALQQTLFHMGKAVLENYPMIAEVRLSAPNKHHFVYDLSPFGLENNNEVFHADDRPYGLIQATVARDDAPPPGPAWDLHQGWLA, from the coding sequence TTGTCCGACATCATCCTTGGCAAGAACCAGTACGGGAAGGCCGAGAACCGCGTCGTGCGGATCTACCGCGACAGCCCGCGCCACGAGATCCACGACCTCAACGTATCGACCTGTCTGCGCGGCGATTTCAGCGACGCCCATCTCGCCGGCGATCAATCTCGGGTGCTGCCCACCGACACGCAGAAGCAGACCGCGTACGCCTATGCCAAACAACCGGGCATCACGACCATCGAGGAATACGGGCTGGTGCTCGCCCGCCACTTCGTCAAGGACGTCCAACCCGTCACCGGCGCGCGCATCGAGATCGACGAATACGCTTGGGAACGCGCGGTTGTCGACGGCGCGGAACACGATCACACCTGGATCCGCAAGGGCCAGGAGACCCGCACCGCCGCGGTGACGGTCGACGAGGACGGCGAATGGATCGTCGGCGGCCTGAAGGATCTGGTACTCCTCAAGTCGACCGGATCGGAGTTCGCCGGATTCCTCACCGACGAGTACACGGTTCTCGAGCCCACCCACGACCGCGTCATGGCGACCTCGCTGGTCGCGCAGTGGCGGTTCACCACCACCGACGCGGACTGGGACGACATCTACACCGGGGTCAAGGCGCGGATGGTCGAACAGTTCGCCGTCCTGCAGTCACTTGCCTTGCAACAGACGCTGTTCCACATGGGCAAGGCCGTGCTGGAGAATTACCCGATGATCGCCGAAGTGCGCCTGTCGGCGCCCAACAAACACCACTTCGTCTACGATCTCTCGCCGTTCGGGCTGGAGAACAACAACGAGGTGTTCCACGCCGACGACCGCCCATACGGACTGATCCAGGCCACCGTCGCGCGCGACGACGCGCCGCCGCCCGGGCCGGCATGGGACCTGCACCAGGGCTGGCTTGCGTGA
- a CDS encoding 8-oxoguanine deaminase, producing MAKLVIDGAAIATVDAAGTEHGYGYIVVDDNVITAVGDGPAPELPGAQIIDARGCLATPGLVNTHHHLYQWITRGHAQDGTLFEWLTTLYPLWQHLDADLEYIAASAALAALALSGCTTTTDHHYVFPRGGGDILGAGIAAAQRIGLRFHPTRGSMDLGASAGGLPPDSVVEDIDAILAACQDAVSAHHDPAFGSMRRIALAPCSPFSVSGKLMRQSAALARDVGVRLHTHIAETVDEEQYCLEKFGARPVDYVESLGWLGDDVWFAHGVHLSATDIAKLAATGTGVAHCPSSNARLGSGTAPIPELLAAGVPVGMGVDGVASNEHGGLAGELRQALLMARNRLGPTAITAREVLRTATIGGARCLGRERELGSIEVGKLADIALWRMDGLGHADIDDPVCALVFGPPAPLRLLLVNGEPVVVDDELRTADTTTLAGDARNAARTLRQRAGI from the coding sequence GTGGCGAAGCTGGTGATCGACGGCGCCGCGATCGCCACCGTCGACGCGGCGGGCACAGAACACGGATACGGGTACATCGTCGTCGACGACAACGTGATCACCGCGGTCGGTGACGGCCCGGCGCCCGAGCTTCCCGGCGCGCAGATCATCGATGCGCGTGGGTGTCTGGCCACGCCGGGCCTGGTGAACACCCACCACCACCTGTATCAGTGGATCACCCGTGGCCACGCGCAGGACGGCACGCTGTTCGAGTGGCTGACCACGCTGTATCCGCTGTGGCAACACCTCGACGCCGACCTGGAATACATCGCGGCCAGCGCGGCGCTGGCGGCGCTCGCGCTGTCCGGATGCACGACGACCACCGACCACCACTACGTGTTCCCGCGCGGAGGCGGCGACATCCTGGGCGCGGGAATCGCTGCGGCACAACGCATAGGACTACGCTTTCACCCCACCCGCGGCTCGATGGACCTCGGCGCCTCGGCCGGTGGGCTGCCGCCCGACAGCGTCGTCGAGGACATCGACGCCATCCTCGCCGCGTGTCAGGACGCCGTGAGCGCCCATCACGATCCCGCGTTCGGATCCATGCGCAGAATCGCGCTCGCCCCATGCTCACCCTTCTCGGTCAGCGGGAAACTGATGCGGCAGTCGGCGGCGCTGGCCCGCGACGTCGGGGTGCGGCTGCACACCCACATTGCCGAGACCGTCGACGAAGAGCAGTACTGCCTGGAGAAGTTCGGCGCACGCCCGGTCGATTACGTCGAATCGCTCGGCTGGTTGGGCGACGACGTCTGGTTCGCGCACGGCGTGCACCTGTCGGCGACCGACATCGCCAAGCTCGCGGCCACCGGCACCGGCGTCGCCCACTGCCCGAGCTCCAACGCGCGCCTCGGCTCGGGCACCGCGCCGATACCCGAGCTGCTGGCCGCGGGGGTGCCCGTCGGGATGGGGGTCGACGGGGTGGCCTCCAATGAACACGGCGGCCTCGCCGGCGAGCTGAGACAGGCGCTGCTCATGGCGCGCAACCGGCTGGGACCGACGGCGATCACCGCGCGAGAGGTGTTACGCACGGCCACCATCGGCGGCGCCAGGTGCCTGGGCCGCGAACGCGAACTGGGATCGATCGAGGTCGGCAAGCTGGCCGATATCGCGCTGTGGCGCATGGACGGACTGGGCCACGCGGACATCGACGACCCGGTGTGCGCGCTGGTATTCGGACCACCCGCGCCGCTGCGGCTGCTGCTGGTCAACGGTGAACCGGTCGTTGTCGACGACGAACTGCGCACCGCCGACACGACGACGCTCGCGGGCGATGCCCGCAACGCCGCCCGCACGCTACGACAACGGGCGGGCATATGA